One Cricetulus griseus strain 17A/GY chromosome 5, alternate assembly CriGri-PICRH-1.0, whole genome shotgun sequence genomic window carries:
- the LOC100751837 gene encoding torsin-1A-interacting protein 2, translated as MFSDNSHCPDCGQQWFPSLELGHWLYQTELVENECYQVFLDRINRADYCPECYPDNPANRSLVLPWSFPLEWAPQNLTRWTFEKACHPFLLGPPLVRKRIHDSRVAGFNPALQLILTRTDKTLNKKLGQSK; from the coding sequence ATGTTCTCCGATAATTCACACTGCCCTGATTGTGGGCAGCAGTGGTTCCCTAGTTTAGAACTAGGGCATTGGTTATACCAAACTGAACTTGTTGAAAATGAATGTTACCAAGTGTTCTTAGACCGTATTAACAGGGCTGATTATTGCCCTGAATGTTATCCTGACAATCCTGCTAATAGAAGCCTTGTTCTGCCTTGGTCTTTCCCACTTGAGTGGGCACCTCAAAATCTCACCAGGTGGACCTTTGAGAAAGCTTGTCATCCATTTCTTCTGGGTCCTCCACTGGTTAGAAAAAGGATACATGATTCCAGAGTGGCTGGTTTTAATCCTGCATTACAATTAATCTTGACCAGAACAGATAAAACCTTAAACAAAAAACTTGGCCAAAGCAAATGA